TGACCAGGCCTTCTGTTCCCGGAATTACTTTATAAGATTTGGATGGAATATCGTAATAGAGTTTTTTGCCATTTTCGAATTTGTAAAAACTCTCATGACCTGCTGCAATCATTTCTCCTACCCAGTCGGCAGGTTTCATTCCTGCTTCTTCCATTTTGGCAGCAGTATCTTTTACACCCAATACATCCCACGTGGCGAATGGTCCAATTTCCCAAGCGAATCCTGCAGCAACTGCATTGTCGATTCTGTATAGCTCATCAGCAATTTCAGGAATTCGCATGGAACAATATTTGAACATGTCGTAGAAAGTAGCTCGGTAAAACTCTCCGGCTTTGCCTTCTGAGTTAACCAAAATCGGAATTCTTTCTTTTACATTTTCAATATCCTTTACCTGACCAATAGCATCAAAATGCCCTTTGGTTCGAGGACCATATTCGAAAGTTTTTAAATTGAGTTCAAGGATTTCTTTTTTGCCGTTTTCATCAACGGTCTTTTTGAAATAGCCCTGTTTGGTTTTATCACCCCACCATTTTCTGTCGTACAGTTCTTGAACTATTTTCGGAAGTTTAAATTTTTCCTTCGATTCGTCGTTTGGCAAACCTTCATAAAGTCCTTTGGCCACATTGACCGTAGTATCCAGACCTACGACATCCATCGTACGGAATGTTGCAGATTTAGCGCGGCCAATAATTGGCCCCGTCAATTTATCTACCTCACCAACGGTGAGGCCGATTTTTTCGACGGCGTGCATGCCAGACATAATCGCGTAGATGCCAATACGGTTGGCGATAAATGCTGGTGTGTCTTTACAAAGCACGGTTTCTTTACCTAAGAAGAGATCACCATATTTCATCAGGAAGTCGATGACTTCAGGATCTGTTTCTTTGGTCGGAATAATTTCTAACAACCTCAAATACCTCGGAGGATTGAAAAAGTGAGTTCCACAAAAGTGTTTTTTGAAATCTTCACTTCGCCCCTCGGCCATAAAGTGGATAGGAATTCCAGAGGTGTTTGATGTAATCAGGGTTCCTGGTTTTCTGTATTTTTCGACTTGTTCGAAAACGATTTTTTTGATGTCTAGTCTTTCGACTACCACTTCCATGATCCAATCGTACTCGGAAATTTTCGACATATCGTCGTCAAAATTTCCAAGAGTCACCAGACTGGCTTTTTTAGAATCATACAAGGATGCTGGCTTTGATTTCAATGTATTTTGAAATGCCTCATTTACAATTCGGTTTCGAACTGTTTTGTCTTCAAGCGAAAGACCTTTTGCTTTTTCTGCTTCATCCAATTCTTTTGGCACAATATCGAGAAGCAAAACTTCCACTCCAATATTTGCAAAGTGACAAGCGATTCTGGATCCCATGATACCGGACCCTAGTATCGCTACTTTTTTTATAGCTCTATTCATTTTCGATCAATTGTATTTTTTGGTCAAGATTTTTATTTTCTTCTATTATACTGTCGATAGTAGTCATCACTTCAAAGAAGGCTTCTAGTTTTTTAGGCGATACAGCTTCTCTTACTTTATCATTAAAATAGATAACCGCTTTTCTAGAAAAATCTCTTTGTTTTTTTCCTGCTTCGGTTAGATAAATACGAACCGAACGTTTGTCTTCGGTGTCTCGCTCTCTATAAATCAAACCTGTCTCCTCCATAGTTTTTAGCATGCGTGTCAAACTTCTGGATTCCATACCTAATAGCGGAGCAATTTTGGTAGCGGGCGTTCCTTCTTCCTGATCAATATTGAGAAGTACAAATCCTGAAGAGGCGGTAATTCCTTTCGTGGCACCTCCTTGATTATACATTCTAGATATGGCGTGCCAAACTACTTTGATATGATAATCGACCGTTTCTTCTTTACGCATATGCTTCTCAAATTAAGTAAGTAACTTTCGGTGGAAACCAAAGATATACAAAATATGTTATGCATGCATACTATATTTTGTAATTATGTCATACGCTTCAAAAGAATCTGGAAGGGTAGCTTAAGATTAATTGATATTATCTCCTCTTAGCTTACGAAATCTTTTTCTGGCTTCAGCCACATACACACTCCCTGGATAGGTAATTAAGAAGTCTCTGTAAATTTCCATGGCCTTGGTATAGTCATACAAATGTTCCTCATAAATCTGTGCAGATAAGAACATAGCATCATCACCCAATATATCTGTGGGATAACCACTGAGAATTGCCTGCAATTCGAGTAGTGAATTTTCAAAGTTGCCCAATTCAAGATTGATGCGTGCCATCTTCCAATAGATCTCATCTGTGAGTGAATGACCAGGATAATCTTTGAGCATTTGTTCAAAAGCCAGTAGAGCACTGTCTTTTTTATTTTGAAAAAGCATGAGCTCAATATTGGCAAATTTTTTCATTACAAAATCAGAAGAGTCCAATGCCGTGTTGTCCTGGATCAGCAAACTCAAAGCCAATGCATCATTGGCAATCTCTCGGGTAGTAGCCAATTTTAAAATATCCAGATGACTTTTAGCTAGCTCAAAGTTTCCCTGAAAATAATTTAGCTGTGCGTTTTTCAGTTTCGCTTCATAGCCTATCGGACTATCCTTATTACTTTTTTCTACTTGCGAATAAAGCAAGGTAGCTTCCCAAGGATCACCCGTCAATAGATAAATATCTCCCAAGTCCAATTTACTTTTTGCTTTTAGAGATGGGTTAATTCTAGGTGCCAAAATTATTTCATTCAAAATATTGATTGCTGAATCTAACTCATCCAAATAAAAGGCATGGAGAAGCGCCTTGCTTCTAAACGCTTCAATCGTCTGGGCATTTACACCAATGTCCAAAATCAACTGCTTATATTCATAAGTCAATTCTCGAATCGCCGTTTTTTCAACTGGAAAATCGTTTTTCACTTTTTCCTCTCTTGCTTTTATTATCTGACGTCGAGCTGTGATATAATTGCCAGTGTTAGGATATGTTTTTGTGACATAAGTGTAGATCTGAATGGCATCATCATAAGCTTTATTCTCTAAAGCGATGTGGCCAATATTCATCACTCTGTTTCCATGTGTCTTGAACTTTTTATCCACAGCTCTTGCTTGGATATAGGCACCATAAAAATTATTCTGTTGCAAATTTACCCAGATCAACAATTCAGGGTAGATTTTTTCATTTGGGTTTTTTTGAACTTTATCAATTAGGATCTCTTGAAAATTTTGAATGGCCTCTTCTTTTTGAAGAATGTTCTGGAGAATGTTTTTTACATACCTCAAGTTGTTTGGTCTAATCGAAGCAAAAACCAAATACTCTTCAATCATTTCAGATTGTTGATCCAGCAGTCGATAAGTATTCGCTAATTCCAATGCATAACTAGTTTTATCCTTATTACTTTTTCTAGCTTGTTGATAAGCCTGGAGTGCATAGGGTGTTAGCTGCTTACTAATAAAATATTGAGCAGCGGTTCCAATGAGGTATTTATTTTCTTTGGAGTTTTCTATGGTCTGGTTGAAAGTCTCATTGGCTTTTTCGATTTGACCCATCTCTTGATAAAGCAATCCCAAGTCGATCTGATAAAAAACGTTAGAAGGATAATATCTAGTGGCTTTCTTCAGATGTTTCTCTGCCTGTTTGTATTCTCCCTTCGTTATTAAAATGTTGAGATAATTATTATGGATCTGCTGAATGTATTGTGGATTGCCGGCTAACTTTTCATAAATATCGAGCGCCTTATCTAATTCACCATTCATGTAATACTCATTAGCGAGTTGCACTTGGTTAGAATTTTGCGCCGCCCCCAGCGTAGGAATTATTATTAATATCAGATAAAAAAATCTCTTCATTTCTCAGTTGTCCACACTTTGACCAAAACCCTAAAATAAAAATATAGATTAAAGAAATTATTATTCTTTATTAAGGGCGTGGATATGTGTATAAGTTTTCTTTTGAATTCTATTTGTTATTGATTGGTGTATTACTAAAAACTAGCTACATCTTATTCACATCATAAGTTATTGATTTTTAGTTTGGTATTGACTTATCAACAGACAGTTTCACTTTTGTGAATTACTTATTTACATCTACGAATGCTGGGAGAAGATGTTGATATTTATGGACTTCTTGAAAGTTATCCTTTTCGTGAATCGAGTTGGTTGATAGTTCTGTAATTGTAAAAGGAAGTTCACGGGTTATTCCACCTTGATTTACATTTTATCCACAGTGATTTTAGAATGAAATTTGAATATTTTCTAGTTGCCAATTGGCACGAACATCAAATACCTCGGGGTAGAAATATACACTTTCCGGCATTTCATCTTTTAGGATGTTTCCATAAGACCAGGTACCATCAGCGTTGTTATCAATCATTATTCTGAAAGTGTATTTGCCTGGTTTTACGTAAGGAAAGGAGAAAATTGTAGTGTTATGTAGTTCTTCTATGATTTCATATTTAGCGTTGACGAGCTGTAGTGTGAATGATTGGTAGTCTGTAGTGATTTGACCACTTACGGATCCGAGTTGATCAAGAGATTTGAATTTATAATTATTCCTTACCGCCGGCGTACTGTCGCCTTCTACACTAATGAAAGTACCTTTTGGAAAGGATACAGTGACCTGATGGGTATTAACGCTGGAAAAGTAGTCGTATTTTGCCATTCGAATAGAGTCTGTTCGTATTGTATCGTTCACCACAAGCGAGTCAATGTTGGTTGTATCACTATATATTTTTAGTAAGGTGTCTATCTCAGTTGCGAGAAAGTCCTTATCCAAAAGAATATCAAAATTCAGTTCGGTTTTATTCTTGTTCCATGAAATTGTGCTATCTGGCACGAGTTCTACTTTAAGTGTGTCGTATAGAATGAATAGACTGTCTTGGTAGAAGGTTTCAATTGGTTTGTCAAAGGAGTAAGTATGACGTACTAATGGATCGACATAAGCATTGTCTGAAGGAAAAAAGGATGCCTTGAATGCTTCTGGTTTTCTTGATGTTTCGGCGAATTGGATATAGGCTGTATCAATGCTCTGATTAAACATACTGTCGATGGCAGTAATGATCAGACCTAAACTATCAATATCGTATTGATAGGTTTCACGTGGATAGAATCTTAAGATCTTATTTCCTTTCACTCGATTGTTAGGAGGTATAGGAAGTGTATTAGTGGAATCAAGTTTGGTTAGGTGATATTGGATAAAAGGTTTGTTGTACTGCACATCAAAATACCTTCCGGTTTTTTTTGATCTGATAGATTTGAACTCGGAAGCATTGATCAATTGTGTTTGAATACGAACAGAATCTCTAGAAAGTGTGAGGTCTATGGAATCGGAAAGAAAACCGTGATCCTCAGTTTCAGGATTGAGTATGAGGTTTTTATTCTCGTCACTGAAAGTGAGAATTTTGTAATAACCATTCTTTATGTTTTCAATAAGAAACTGTCCTTGCTTATTGGTTTTTGCAAAGTATCTAGGCTTGTCCTTGAGTAGATCTATGGAATCGGTAAGTTGATAGAGGCCAACTATAAATCCATCTTTGTTTTCATTTGTATAGAGATCTGT
The sequence above is drawn from the Reichenbachiella sp. genome and encodes:
- a CDS encoding 3-hydroxyacyl-CoA dehydrogenase/enoyl-CoA hydratase family protein, with amino-acid sequence MNRAIKKVAILGSGIMGSRIACHFANIGVEVLLLDIVPKELDEAEKAKGLSLEDKTVRNRIVNEAFQNTLKSKPASLYDSKKASLVTLGNFDDDMSKISEYDWIMEVVVERLDIKKIVFEQVEKYRKPGTLITSNTSGIPIHFMAEGRSEDFKKHFCGTHFFNPPRYLRLLEIIPTKETDPEVIDFLMKYGDLFLGKETVLCKDTPAFIANRIGIYAIMSGMHAVEKIGLTVGEVDKLTGPIIGRAKSATFRTMDVVGLDTTVNVAKGLYEGLPNDESKEKFKLPKIVQELYDRKWWGDKTKQGYFKKTVDENGKKEILELNLKTFEYGPRTKGHFDAIGQVKDIENVKERIPILVNSEGKAGEFYRATFYDMFKYCSMRIPEIADELYRIDNAVAAGFAWEIGPFATWDVLGVKDTAAKMEEAGMKPADWVGEMIAAGHESFYKFENGKKLYYDIPSKSYKVIPGTEGLVILDAFKENNIVYQNPGCTLYDVGDGILNLEYHTKMNAMGAEIIEGINASISKAEESFRGLVIGNEGQNFSAGANLAMLFMYAGDQDFDEINMMIGHFQNTMMRARYSSIPVVVATSGMALGGGCELSLHSDHIQAHTETYMGLVEVGVGLIPGGGGTKEMTLRTSDAYRAGDPELNVLQENFMTIATAKVATSAYEARDLGFVRKSDDFTLNRARLLADAKNKAIELAEAGYTQPAQRTDIKVQGKSGLAMFEAGVAGMRYGNYISDHDMKIAKKISWVMNGGDLSAPTLVSEQYLLDLEREAFLSLTGEPKTLERIHSILFKGKPLRN
- a CDS encoding MarR family transcriptional regulator; amino-acid sequence: MRKEETVDYHIKVVWHAISRMYNQGGATKGITASSGFVLLNIDQEEGTPATKIAPLLGMESRSLTRMLKTMEETGLIYRERDTEDKRSVRIYLTEAGKKQRDFSRKAVIYFNDKVREAVSPKKLEAFFEVMTTIDSIIEENKNLDQKIQLIENE
- a CDS encoding tetratricopeptide repeat protein: MKRFFYLILIIIPTLGAAQNSNQVQLANEYYMNGELDKALDIYEKLAGNPQYIQQIHNNYLNILITKGEYKQAEKHLKKATRYYPSNVFYQIDLGLLYQEMGQIEKANETFNQTIENSKENKYLIGTAAQYFISKQLTPYALQAYQQARKSNKDKTSYALELANTYRLLDQQSEMIEEYLVFASIRPNNLRYVKNILQNILQKEEAIQNFQEILIDKVQKNPNEKIYPELLIWVNLQQNNFYGAYIQARAVDKKFKTHGNRVMNIGHIALENKAYDDAIQIYTYVTKTYPNTGNYITARRQIIKAREEKVKNDFPVEKTAIRELTYEYKQLILDIGVNAQTIEAFRSKALLHAFYLDELDSAINILNEIILAPRINPSLKAKSKLDLGDIYLLTGDPWEATLLYSQVEKSNKDSPIGYEAKLKNAQLNYFQGNFELAKSHLDILKLATTREIANDALALSLLIQDNTALDSSDFVMKKFANIELMLFQNKKDSALLAFEQMLKDYPGHSLTDEIYWKMARINLELGNFENSLLELQAILSGYPTDILGDDAMFLSAQIYEEHLYDYTKAMEIYRDFLITYPGSVYVAEARKRFRKLRGDNIN
- a CDS encoding Ig-like domain-containing protein translates to MKSLFPLFLLITSIYIYSCANQGSPSGGPRDTIPPLLIESIPVNKSINYKGQEFQFIFDERVNADKLKSQLLITPHIENKFNVKVRKNELTLTFDEPFNDSTTFTLNFSDGVVDVTEKNPVINLSFAFSTGNYIDSIYVTGKITDLYTNENKDGFIVGLYQLTDSIDLLKDKPRYFAKTNKQGQFLIENIKNGYYKILTFSDENKNLILNPETEDHGFLSDSIDLTLSRDSVRIQTQLINASEFKSIRSKKTGRYFDVQYNKPFIQYHLTKLDSTNTLPIPPNNRVKGNKILRFYPRETYQYDIDSLGLIITAIDSMFNQSIDTAYIQFAETSRKPEAFKASFFPSDNAYVDPLVRHTYSFDKPIETFYQDSLFILYDTLKVELVPDSTISWNKNKTELNFDILLDKDFLATEIDTLLKIYSDTTNIDSLVVNDTIRTDSIRMAKYDYFSSVNTHQVTVSFPKGTFISVEGDSTPAVRNNYKFKSLDQLGSVSGQITTDYQSFTLQLVNAKYEIIEELHNTTIFSFPYVKPGKYTFRIMIDNNADGTWSYGNILKDEMPESVYFYPEVFDVRANWQLENIQISF